From the Vulpes vulpes isolate BD-2025 chromosome 15, VulVul3, whole genome shotgun sequence genome, the window AGGAGCGATGAGTTTCTCCAGGTGTAGAGAGGGGAGCTGGCCATCACTGAATCAGAGTGGTGAGCAGAAGCTAGGGAACAGGTGGGGTCTAGGGATTAGGGGTTGTCTTGAGTTCTTGCCCTAGAGATGGGCTCCAGACAGAGTTCCCTGGCCCCATGGATTTGGGCCCTGGGAACTCAGGCTCCCAGAAAGTGGCTTCTCCAATGTTCTTGATTCAGTTGTTTGGAGTGTGGGGGCCCTCAGGGTAGACACTGATAGATGAATTTCCTCAGCTCTGTCCCTAGATTCCATCCATCAGGACCCTTTGGAGGCAGGGCTGAAGGCTAGAAAGAAAAGATTAGTTAGTACAGGCTTCTCTGGCACACTTGCCATGGTTTATATCCCCAAACCCATGTTCCTGGGTTTGGTTGGATCCACCTAGGGACCCTCTTTAGCCTGACCTTATAGCACCTGAAGGACTTGAAAACCTGTGGGTGGTCTGAGCTGCTAATTACTGTTCCTACTCCCAAGTAAAGGGCCCGTTTCCAGAACTGATTCCTGGCCAGGGGTCGGAGAGGCTGTCTAAAAACCAAGTCTGTGCTCTTCACTCCTGCCTCTCCAAATAGTTTGCTTAACTGGAGCATGTCTCCATTTAAGCTGTTTAACCAGACAGCAGCCCCACCAAGGCACCCAAGGCCAGGCTGGGTCTTAAcatgcctcttctctctctgtagcCATCTAATCCCTGAGGTGTCCTGCCACCCACCCAAGACCCACCTCAAGACTGCTTAGCAAGGGTTAACTGGAGATGTGGGGTGGAAAGACTAAAAGATACCATAGCAAGAACTGGAAGTAGGTAAGGGTGGGATTAAGAGAGCATGAATCGAGCCAGCCTGGTCCAGTCCTGGCCCTGGACCTCAGGCAAGTGACTAGCCtttctgtgcttctgtttccttgtgGGATCGCTCATAATAAGTAGTCCCTACACACAGGGTAGCTGTGTGACTAAACAAATTAATGTGTGCAAAGGCGTTCATTATTCCCTCGGACCAGAGCTGGCCCAGAGTTTGTGTAAGTGTCGGCAGGATCATCAGGAGCTACCACAGCCACCTTTCCATTCAGGACTCTGACGAGGTGGAGTGCAGCCAGGTAgctggcagggctgggccctTTGGTTCAGGATTATTCCTGGAGGGGTGACCCTGGCATCTCTTTGGCCTTTGTCCCTTTGGATTCAGCAGCCTGCAGCAGGcctgtcctctccctcctctgcaggCAAAGGTTCCTGGGACCTGCCTGCTCACCGTTCGTGTCCTACAGGCCCATGGCCTGCCCTCGAAGGACTTAGGTGAGTGCTGTGCCCAGGAAGGGCCGTGTAGCTGGGTTCAAAGTGGGAGAAGGGCAGTGGGAAGAGATGCTAGGACTGGGCATGCAGGGGGTCCTGGAGAGGGGGCCAAGAGGAGGTGCTGGGTGGAATGTCTCCTAGCACCTCAGCCTttgctcctcctgcctcccaacTTGGCTCCATTGCATGGGTCTCTAAGCCTCCCAGGGCTGCCTGTGATGGAAGGTCGTGGACACGGGCAGCTGGGCTGGGTAGGGCTCTTGGCCATCAGCAGCCATTTGTTCCTCCTTCCTGCAGTGACCCCCTCTGACTGCTACGTAAGCCTTTGGCTGCCCACAGCCTCTAGCCACAGGCTCCAGACTCGCACAGTCAAGAACTGCAGAAATCCCATCTGGAATCAGAGCTTTCGCTTTCGAATCCATAGCCAGCTCAAGGTGGGCCGGACgtcagcccctgccctgcccactgcccctgccagccctccttccctgctctggcTCTGCTCACCTTCCTTTTCCACTCCTCTGTCCTGCAGCCCCTTACTCTGTTCCTTTCCAGAATGTCTTACAGCTACAAGTCTTTGACCAGGACCTTCTGACCAGTGATGACCCCATGTTGTCAGTGCTGTTTGACGTGGGGACTTTGCAGGCTGGGGAGTTCCGCCGAGAGAGCTTCTCATTGAACCCTCAGGCAAGGCTGTGCAACAGGGTAGCAGTGAGCCTGAGCCCAGGGAGGGCAAATGCTTTGGGGTGGAGCTGGGTACATGGCCCTCTTCTGCAGTGAGTGGGCCAGGCTTCCCTGGCATCCCAGAGGCCCCTGCTGTCCTTAGAGGAACAGTGCCATCTCTGACCCTCTTTCTTGGCCCTTAAGCCAGTAACAGTTTTCTAGGAGCCACCCAGAGAAGGTGAACAGAGCACCCTGGAGATGGCCATTGGCTCTCTCCACTTTCCCCAGGAGTCCCAGCTGGCGTCTGCATTGAAATCTACACACACGTTCCTCACCCCTCTAACTTGCTGCTTTATCTCTCCAGGGCGAGGAGCGGCTAGAAGTTGAATTTCGGCTGCAGAGACTGTGAGTCGGGGCCATGGGGCAATTCCTTTTGGGGAATGCTTCCTTTGGTGGCAGTGCTTCTTTGGGGGAAGGACAGAGCCCAGCATACCCTGGGAGACATCCAGTATTGGTGGAGGAATGTCCTGTCGTCCTTGGGGGTGAGAGCATGGAAAGCGGGACTTGCACCGAGGGTCACTGGGGGCTGTTTCCAGGACAGACTGTGTCGAGCAGCTTGTCAGCAATGGCATCCTGGTGGTGAGTCCAGAACCCCTCCCTCCCATTCTCCTTCCTGGGCCTGAAGCCTGGGGCCCCATTGGGGATTCGGGAGTAGAGCTGAATTGGGGGCCCCTGGGATTTCAGTTCAAGAGGGTACAACCTCAAGCAAATGTTTGGTGACTCAGGGCCAATGTAATAAAGCGCTGAGGATCAAAACCAGGGTActgtgggtgggtggggctcTAACAGGGGAAGAGTGCGAGTCTGAGGGGCTTTCGTAATGACTCAGGCCCGGGAGCTCTCCTGCTTGCACGTTCGACTGGAGGAGGCAGGGAACCAGAAACGTAAGTCTCCAACCTACTAGGATAGCCCCAAGCCCTCCATCCTTGTCATCCCCTTCCTAAGGGGACCCTGGAAGGGACCTTAACATTAGCTGCCCTCTGCTCTCATAGGCAGCAGTAGAAGTTGGGGCAAATCCATGCTGGGGCTCCATCTCTCGGCCTCGGCCCATGTCAGTCTTCCCTCTCAGTGGGCAGAGGAAAGTGCCCCCCAGACCCCTTATGCAAGACAGCCTTGGGCCTCTGTGGGCCAAGACCTTATGCTTAACCTTTCTGTTCCGGTTCCTGTTCCAGAGTCAGAGGGCAGAGTTCAACTTGTGGTTCCTGGGTCCTGTGAGGGTTCACAGGATGCCTCCGTGGGTGCCGGCTCCTTCTGCTTCCATTGCCCAGCCTGCTGGGAGCAGGAGCTGGGTATtcttctgcaggtagtgtgctgCTCCCTCATATGAGGCGGAGCCTACAGggtctttctccctccttcctttcacaCTTCCTCctagcttgtccctctcctcatGCTGAGTCCCTCGCCCCATCACTCTCTGGCAGAATCAGGCCTCCTGGGTCAAAGGTGGGGTTAACGTTAGcctcctgtctcccttcctgcctGCTGCTGCTTATTTCACTCCCTGGGCCATGGCTGAGGTCCTTGCTGGAACAGAAGGGTAGAGATTCTGAGGTCTTCTTTCATCCTCCCTGCAGGATGCCCCTCACGAGCAACTGAAGGTGCCCCTCAGGGCCTTGCCCTCTGGCCAAGTGGTGAGGCTTGTCTTCCCTACATCCCAGGTACTTGATCACCTGGAGGAAGAATGTCAGAAGTGTGGGCAGGGCTAGGCCCTAGGCCTTGCAGGGCCAGCCTGCTTTGGTAGGAGCTTGGGTCTTTGGGCTAGGCTCTGGGGAGAGGGGTCCTCTGAGCAGCCCTGCCTTTGAGCCTCAGGCCTTGCCCCTGTGGAGATGGCTAGAGGCCCAAGGGAGTATGGGGGACATCATAGGGTGTGGCTTGGGATGAGATGAGAGGGACATGATGGCAGATTTCTGTGACTTAAGTGTTTATGGTTTCCAGGAGCCCCTGATGAGGGTGGAGCTGAGGAAAGAAGAAGGGTGAGAGCCAgctgggagagggcagggagggagggagtgggccGCCACCTGTACTTGAAGTTGAGGCACAGATAGGGCAAGGGAACTACCAGAGGAGAGAAATTGCACTCCCTTTAGGTGGCAGTCATCGTGGGTGGGCCTTAGCTAACCTTCATGAGACGGAGAGGAGTTGCCCACCCTTCACATGCCTGGGAGACCAGCTTCTCACCACGAAGAGGTGGGAGACAAGAGTTTCTTGTCTCCTCTGGAGTCATCTTTGGGTGGGGGAAGACAGAAAAGCTCAGAGTGGGGAAGTAGATCTGTGGTGGTCAGACTCACCAAGGAGCCTACCTGGGACCCTGGAGGGGCATTTTTAGGCACCAGCATTTCTGGTCCTTGTTGCATTCCCAAGTGTTCCCACATGGGTCTGGGTTCACCTTCTCCCCATTCCATCCACACGTGTCACACTTTGGTCCAGGCaggagtgaggggtggggagaggagtgaCGGTTGGCAGTGGGTTTCTCAGGGCGAGCAGACCCAGCTTCCTTTTCTGTGATGAGGCCAAGAGCTGCCTCATGATCCCTTCCTTCGCGCCAGACCGAGGGAGCTGGCTGTGCGTCTAGGCTGCGGACCGTGTGCCGAGGAGCAGGCCTTCCTGAGCCGGAGGAAGCGGGTGGTGGCCAGAGCCCTGAAGCAGGTCCTGCAGCTGGGTGAAGACCTGCAGGAGGACGAGGTCTGTGGACTGAACTGCACTGGATAGGCTTCCTCAGGCTTGCTCTAGCTGAATGATTGTATCTTCACCAGACCAGAGCTTGGCCCCGCctgctgtctctctgcccctgctcctcttccctctcaCTTGATGTTTACAGGAGCCTGATGCCATCAGATGTAGAGCTTTGCACTAGGCACCGGGAGGTTGATTGTAAGCTGCCCCACCGGGCTGACTTTCCTTCTTGTTGTTTCTTGATTCTTGGCCTCGTCCATATTTTGGGACTTGGGTCCAACCTGACCGGTCCGTGAGACATGCAGAGTGAGGGCTGCCCGCTGGCCCGGGGCAGTCCTTGGAGGTTCAGATAAGCCTGGGGAATTTGCTAGGGAAATGACTTCTCCTTTCAAGAGGAAAAAGGGTCGCTGTGTGGGAGACTTGAGGTGGCTGTGGGGCTTCCAGAAAGTGATCATGACACTCCTCAGGGGCTAGGGGCGAGGAGATGAGGCTTGGAACTTGCCCATTTTTCCTGGAGTGTTTAAAACCAGACAAGCCCCAACCCTTGAGAGGCTACTTCTGATTAGATCCTCCTCAGTAGGCCTGACCAGAACTGGTTCCAAGAGCCCTGACCAGGTCTTGACTGACGTGGCTGTTCTCGCTTTCAGATTCCAGTGGTGGCAGTTATGGCCACTGGCGGTGGGATCCGGGCGATGGTTTCCCTCTATGGACAGTTGGCTGGACTGAGGGAGCTGGGTCTCTTGGATTGCATCTCCTATATCACAGGGGCCTCAGGCTCCACCTGGTGAGCTGGCGGCAGGTTGGGTGCAGGAGTCCGGGGGTGGCAGTGGTAAGGCTCTTGGAATCCATAGGTGCCTCTGGCCCAGTTGGGAGAGCTGGGAGAAAGGGCGTGCCAGAGGGAGAGCCACTCAGTGGGACCATTGGGAGGTGCCTACTAGATTGTTGTCCTAGGACAGAGAGCCCATGGTGTGCTGTGACGCCCGGGCTCTGGCTTTTCTCAGGGCTTTGGCCAACCTCTACGAGGACCCGGAATGGTCTCAGAAGGACCTGGCAGGGCCGACCGAGTCACTGAAGACACAGGTGACCAAGAGCAAGTTGGGTGTACTCGCTCCCAGCCAGCTGCAGCGGTACCAGCGGGAGCTGGGGGAGCGTGCCCGCCTGGGCCACCCGGCCTGCTTCACCAACCTGTGGGCCCTCATCTGCGAGGCACTGCTGCACGATGAGGTGTGGGGACTCCTGGGCCAGGGTATGGTTTGGAGATGGGGAGCTGCCCTGGGCAGCAAGGAGGAAAGGTCTCAGATACCAGAAAGTCACAGCTTTAGGTTCAAATCCTCTCCTACCACCAGCCCCATAACCACACACTCTCAGACCAGCGAGAGGCCCTGAGTCACGGCCAGAACCCTCTGCCCATCTACTGTGCCCTTAATACCAAGGAGAAGAAGCTGAGCACCTTTGAATTTGGAGGTGAGTAGCCCTGGAGCTGAGAGCTGTGCTCTTGTGGCTGGTAGGGTGAGGGGGAGTGGGGCCTCTGTGGAGGAGGTGGGTGTTACACCCACTGCTTCTGGGCCAGGTCCCATGCTTTTCAGAGACTGTCATCCTACCAGAGTCACTCAGGCTTTGGGATGGGGTTGGGATCTATAGGTCCATGGTCATGGTGACTGTGACCAGCCTGAGCCTCCGGTGGTGATAGAGGATCCTGGGGTTCTGAACCCCACAGTGAAGCTGTATGGTCTCCTCACAGAGTGGTGTGAGTTCTCCCCCTATGAGGTTGGCTTTCCCAAGTATGGTGCCTTCATCCCCTCTGAGCTCTTCGGCTCTGAGTTCTTCATGGGGCGCCTGACCAAGCGGCTTCCTGAGTCCCGAATCTGCTTCCTCGAAGGTGAGAGGGAAGAGCTTGGAAGGTTAGGGAAGCTAATGTAGTGGGGAGAATGGGCCTGGGGAAGACGGCAGGCCTCCACCTCTCAGCTCACGGGGACATGTCCTGGTCTAGGATGGGTTGTGGGAAAAGGTCAGATTGTGATGGGGTGGGGGACTCTCCCCCTTGTGTCCCCTCTGTTCCCCTTATGTTCCCTCTCTTAGGTATCTGGAGCAACCTATATGCAGCCAACCTCCAGGATAGTTTATACTGGGCCTCAGACCCCAGTCAGTTCTGGGACCGCTGGGCACAGGATCAGGCCAACCTGGGTAGGTGCCTGGGCTCCTTGTAAGGAGGTGCAGAGGCAGCCACTGGGGTGTCTGGGGGTGGTGGGATGGCCTTTGGCAGTCCACAGAAGCTGGGGTAAAAGTTCAGGGGTCCCCATTTCCTAAAAGATATTCCGTTTTCCCCTTTCTTGACTGTGCAGACAAGGAGCAGGTCCCTCTTCTAAAGATAGAAGAGCCTCCCACTGGGACTGGCAGGATTGTTGAGTTTTTCACTGACCTTCTGACGCGGCGCCCACTGGCCCAGGCCACCCACAATTTCCTGCATGGCCTCCATTTCCACAAGGACTACTTCCAACATCCTTACTTCTCTACCTGGAAAGGTATCTTTTTCTCTCCCTGGTCCCAGCACTCCAAGGTCTGCTCATGGCCACCTGAGCCTTAGATCCCTGGTCCAGACACCCAACCCCTGGGCCCTAAGCTCCTTTGAGTTTAGTTCACTGGGCTGCCTGGACTGGCaacccttttcctctcctttttattGTGGACCACGGCCCATCTGTGGGGTCTTGGGAAGTAGCAGGGCTACTTTGGCAGGAGAGATCAGGGACTAGAGGGCAGAGTTGGCTTCTGCCAGTGGCAAGGAGCTAGCATTAGGGTAGAGGGGTCTGTTGTGCTCCATACCAATGACAGCTGCTTTTCTACCCCACCTGCCTAACCTTTCCAGCCACCAAACTGGATGGGCTCCCCAACCAGCTGACACCTGCAGAGCCCCACCTTTGCCTGCTGGATGTTGGCTACCTTATCAACACCAGCTTCCCGCCCCTTCTGCGGCCCACACGGGACGTGGACCTCATCCTGTCGCTGGATTACAACCTCCAAGGAGCCTTTCAGGTGGATTAAGGGGCAGGCTTGGGAGGCAGTGGTGACACCAGCTGGGCCTGGCATCTTGGCTCCGGCTTTAGGGGAGATCTACCTTCGAGTCCAGTATGTGGTCCAGCATCCCTTAGGGGCTGGACATCATATGAATATGGATCCCATGAATTTACCACCAGGGGAACTTACTCTGCTCAGGAAGTTGAAGTGACAAgggagaggttttcttttttaaactattagCAAAATTTACTGTAATAAGACAAAGCATAAAAACCATGTTCTGATTATCACAATGACAATTTTGAGTTAGCCAAAAGGTAGAGTTCAGATTTCTGGTTCTTGATTTACACAGACATTAGATTTACTGTCATTACGAAATAGCTTTCCTGTGTCATTTACATTTAGGGACCAGCAATAATAGCATTTTATGGCTAAGACGATACCTGCACGTGCATGATTTTATCATCTCACAATAAATAAGGTTCTGAGTTAAGGTAGCTGGGAAGCAAAGCAAAGGATACAATGAGTCCTAAGGGGTACTGAAGGGCCTAATAACTCCAGATGGTCATAGAtaatcctggagaatattccatcaGGAGTGCTTGGGAGGAAGCCCAGGAGATGTAGCTGGTATAGCATTCAGGTCTTCCTTCCCAAACTGCttcagggcggggggggggggggggatgttttctgtgtattttatatttggggCACCTGTCCTCATTTGGGCCTCGGGAACCCTGTGATGTGAGTTTTTGTGTTGGTCCAGTGAAGGTTGCTGTGGAAGCTGGAAGCCATCAGCAGCCCTGGGCCACGGAGCTCCCAGGAGCCGCAGCAGAGGGGTGGTCAGGGTCATGGTGCTttccctggcctggccctgggggTGGGCCTCGGTCAGATTTGGCAACCGGGCTCTAACTCCCAGGGGTCTCAGCCAGCCTCTGCATTCAGTTGGCCCAGTGTCGGGGCCCCGGAGAGCCCCGTGGGCCCTGCCCCTGACGGCACTTGTGCCTGCTCTGCAGCAACTTCAGCTCCTGGGCCGGTGGTGCCAGGAGCAGGGCATCCCGTTCCCGCCCATCTCACCCAGCGCTGGagagcagcagcagccaggagAGTGCCATTCGTTTTTGGACCCAGACTGCCCCGAGGCCCCAGCTGTGCTGCACTTCCCTCTGGTGGATGACTCCTTCCAGGAGTACTCGGCCCCTGgtgagccccccacccctcctcctgctcccccccaCCTTCTGGCTGCCCCGTAGCCAAGCTCCCCACTTTCACCAGGCATCCAGCGCACACCGGAGGAAAAGGCAGCGGGGGAGGTGAACCTATCTTCCTCCGACTCCCCCTACCACTACTCCAAGGTGACCTACAGCCCAGAGGACACGGACAAGCTGCTGCGCCTGACCCACTACAACATCTGCAACAACCGGGAGCAGCTGCTAGAGGCCCTGCGTGCGGCTGTGCAGCGGAGGCGGCAGCGCCACCCCCAGTGAGGGCGCAGGAGGGCGGCTGGCCCGGGGTTCCTaccgcccctcccctgccacttGGGTAGACTCACTCCCTGGCCCCCTGGCTCTTCTGGGTGAGTTGGGGCAGAGACAACTCACCAGATCATCCAGAGCCTCGGGCCTGAgtggcccggccccggccctctCGCCCTCTGAATGGCTATGCCAGGGTCAGTGCCCAGCGCCACCCTGACGGGCCACCACAGCCTTGCCACCTACACAGGCATGGGGGTTGAGGGCTTAACAGGGCTGGGCCTGGTCTCCTCAGGCCAGAGACGTGTCCTCTTCAAGCAAGGAGAACATTCAGGGATTCGGTGGTAGCCTCACGTAGACGTGGACAATGGCGTGAGCCCAGAGCAGTACTGACCACAGTTGCATAAGCACCCAAAGCCAGGGGACCATTTTCCCTTGCAACCTTGAGTGATTGTACAGAGCGAAATAGAGCGATTTGTGGATCACAGGCTCATAAATGTGAGATGGTAGCGGGTTGTCATTGCTGTCAAGAAAGGACAGGTCACCCTGGGCTCTTGGTTATACAGAATAAGGACTGGTTTGGAAAAAACCTCCCCCCAGGCACCTTACAGAGCTAGCTAGCAGAGGGAGAGCGGGCCGTGCATACCCCACTGGGGCTACACTCTCCAAGTATGGAGGAGGCCAGTATGGCCTGGGGGTGCTGCTGCTGGATCCTGGCCCTGTGCAGGTGAATGGATGCACAGGCAGTGGCGCCAGCACCCCTGTCCTCCTCCCGTCAAAGGGCTGCTTCCTGTTCCACAGGAGGGGTGGGATCAGAGCAGCCAAAGGGACAAGCACCAATGGCTTAACTTCAGTAAGTTGTGATCTTGGTGAGGGCTGCCTCTTAACAAGGAACAGTCTATTCCAGAAGTTGGTCCTGAGTAGCTGGGTAGCAGAGCCTTGTTCTGGTTCTCTAGAGGTTGTCCTTGGTTGGTGCCAGCTCAGGGTTTGCTTCAGGGCCTAGATCTGTTGGGAGTAATAGGAAGGCAGAGTGAACGCAGGGCCTGGCCTCCCTTTGAACATTCCACCTTCTTTTAATGTTGCTGTGCTACTTGGATACTGATTGCTGACAGGTAGCTGCAGGTCTGACTGGGGTGTGAGGAGGCCAGTGGGTGGGAGGAAACAGGTTCTTGTGACTCAACTCCCCCTTACCTGTCTGCTCTGGCCCACCAATTCTTGGGCCCTGCCTTGGGCATGTGGCTAGCAACACAGTGGAAGAAATGGCCGCCTTAGAAGCCACCATCCAGGATAAGTCATCTGAATCCTAAAGCGGAGCCCGTGGGTCCTGTGCAGCAGGCTTGTGCAGCCGTGGCTGCCCTCAGGTGTGC encodes:
- the PLA2G4B gene encoding cytosolic phospholipase A2 beta isoform X1; this encodes MCAKAFIIPSDQSWPRVCVSVGRIIRSYHSHLSIQDSDEVECSQAKVPGTCLLTVRVLQAHGLPSKDLVTPSDCYVSLWLPTASSHRLQTRTVKNCRNPIWNQSFRFRIHSQLKNVLQLQVFDQDLLTSDDPMLSVLFDVGTLQAGEFRRESFSLNPQGEERLEVEFRLQRLTDCVEQLVSNGILVARELSCLHVRLEEAGNQKQSEGRVQLVVPGSCEGSQDASVGAGSFCFHCPACWEQELGILLQDAPHEQLKVPLRALPSGQVVRLVFPTSQEPLMRVELRKEEGPRELAVRLGCGPCAEEQAFLSRRKRVVARALKQVLQLGEDLQEDEIPVVAVMATGGGIRAMVSLYGQLAGLRELGLLDCISYITGASGSTWALANLYEDPEWSQKDLAGPTESLKTQVTKSKLGVLAPSQLQRYQRELGERARLGHPACFTNLWALICEALLHDEPHNHTLSDQREALSHGQNPLPIYCALNTKEKKLSTFEFGEWCEFSPYEVGFPKYGAFIPSELFGSEFFMGRLTKRLPESRICFLEGIWSNLYAANLQDSLYWASDPSQFWDRWAQDQANLDKEQVPLLKIEEPPTGTGRIVEFFTDLLTRRPLAQATHNFLHGLHFHKDYFQHPYFSTWKATKLDGLPNQLTPAEPHLCLLDVGYLINTSFPPLLRPTRDVDLILSLDYNLQGAFQQLQLLGRWCQEQGIPFPPISPSAGEQQQPGECHSFLDPDCPEAPAVLHFPLVDDSFQEYSAPGIQRTPEEKAAGEVNLSSSDSPYHYSKVTYSPEDTDKLLRLTHYNICNNREQLLEALRAAVQRRRQRHPQ
- the PLA2G4B gene encoding cytosolic phospholipase A2 beta isoform X2, whose amino-acid sequence is MALSWPRVCVSVGRIIRSYHSHLSIQDSDEVECSQAKVPGTCLLTVRVLQAHGLPSKDLVTPSDCYVSLWLPTASSHRLQTRTVKNCRNPIWNQSFRFRIHSQLKNVLQLQVFDQDLLTSDDPMLSVLFDVGTLQAGEFRRESFSLNPQGEERLEVEFRLQRLTDCVEQLVSNGILVARELSCLHVRLEEAGNQKQSEGRVQLVVPGSCEGSQDASVGAGSFCFHCPACWEQELGILLQDAPHEQLKVPLRALPSGQVVRLVFPTSQEPLMRVELRKEEGPRELAVRLGCGPCAEEQAFLSRRKRVVARALKQVLQLGEDLQEDEIPVVAVMATGGGIRAMVSLYGQLAGLRELGLLDCISYITGASGSTWALANLYEDPEWSQKDLAGPTESLKTQVTKSKLGVLAPSQLQRYQRELGERARLGHPACFTNLWALICEALLHDEPHNHTLSDQREALSHGQNPLPIYCALNTKEKKLSTFEFGEWCEFSPYEVGFPKYGAFIPSELFGSEFFMGRLTKRLPESRICFLEGIWSNLYAANLQDSLYWASDPSQFWDRWAQDQANLDKEQVPLLKIEEPPTGTGRIVEFFTDLLTRRPLAQATHNFLHGLHFHKDYFQHPYFSTWKATKLDGLPNQLTPAEPHLCLLDVGYLINTSFPPLLRPTRDVDLILSLDYNLQGAFQQLQLLGRWCQEQGIPFPPISPSAGEQQQPGECHSFLDPDCPEAPAVLHFPLVDDSFQEYSAPGIQRTPEEKAAGEVNLSSSDSPYHYSKVTYSPEDTDKLLRLTHYNICNNREQLLEALRAAVQRRRQRHPQ
- the PLA2G4B gene encoding cytosolic phospholipase A2 beta isoform X3, with translation MALAKVPGTCLLTVRVLQAHGLPSKDLVTPSDCYVSLWLPTASSHRLQTRTVKNCRNPIWNQSFRFRIHSQLKNVLQLQVFDQDLLTSDDPMLSVLFDVGTLQAGEFRRESFSLNPQGEERLEVEFRLQRLTDCVEQLVSNGILVARELSCLHVRLEEAGNQKQSEGRVQLVVPGSCEGSQDASVGAGSFCFHCPACWEQELGILLQDAPHEQLKVPLRALPSGQVVRLVFPTSQEPLMRVELRKEEGPRELAVRLGCGPCAEEQAFLSRRKRVVARALKQVLQLGEDLQEDEIPVVAVMATGGGIRAMVSLYGQLAGLRELGLLDCISYITGASGSTWALANLYEDPEWSQKDLAGPTESLKTQVTKSKLGVLAPSQLQRYQRELGERARLGHPACFTNLWALICEALLHDEPHNHTLSDQREALSHGQNPLPIYCALNTKEKKLSTFEFGEWCEFSPYEVGFPKYGAFIPSELFGSEFFMGRLTKRLPESRICFLEGIWSNLYAANLQDSLYWASDPSQFWDRWAQDQANLDKEQVPLLKIEEPPTGTGRIVEFFTDLLTRRPLAQATHNFLHGLHFHKDYFQHPYFSTWKATKLDGLPNQLTPAEPHLCLLDVGYLINTSFPPLLRPTRDVDLILSLDYNLQGAFQQLQLLGRWCQEQGIPFPPISPSAGEQQQPGECHSFLDPDCPEAPAVLHFPLVDDSFQEYSAPGIQRTPEEKAAGEVNLSSSDSPYHYSKVTYSPEDTDKLLRLTHYNICNNREQLLEALRAAVQRRRQRHPQ